Proteins encoded together in one Cherax quadricarinatus isolate ZL_2023a chromosome 68, ASM3850222v1, whole genome shotgun sequence window:
- the LOC128697709 gene encoding proline-rich protein 2, whose translation MTTIMLVILLVGACVAIPPGRPTDSIRFVRQTKPLPRPQHPQISPTPPAGYQPKPQVDPTPHPGHVIQTLPAHPSSKLTRPAPRPSRHQRSADEVRQGSVPTTAIGKPQTLPPKSQLTKPAVRPQTRPATLPGNLAKPAQRSKSLEDSSFAPLPTGPIVEPRPFPGELTKPASRPIVDPIPPAGELTKPASRPIVDPIPPAGELTKPASRPIVDPIPPAGELTKPANRPKSVDSGFAPLPTGPIVEPRPPPGELTKPAPRPRPRPGDLTKPATRPRPRPARPAQA comes from the exons ATGACGACCATAATGTTGGTGATCCTCCTTGTGG GGGCGTGTGTCGCCATACCACCCGGCCGTCCAACAGACAGCATCAGGTTCGTTCGGCAGACAAAACCTTTACCCCGTCCGCAACACCCACAGATCTCGCCCACACCCCCTGCTGGCTACCAACCCAAGCCCCAGGTAGATCCAACCCCGCACCCAGGTCATGTCATCCAGACTCTACCAGCACATCCAAGTTCAAAACTGACCAGGCCTGCTCCACGACCCTCGCGACACCAAC GCAGCGCAGACGAAGTTCGACAGGGAAGTGTTCCTACCACCGCAATAGGCAAGCCCCAGACTCTGCCTCCCAAGTCCCAACTTACAAAACCAGCTGTACGGCCACAAACTCGTCCAGCTACTCTTCCTGGGAATCTGGCTAAACCTGCTCAGCGatccaagagtcttgaagacagcagctTCGCTCCTCTTCCTACTGGGCCCATTGTGGAACCAAGACCTTTCCCAGGAGAACTGACAAAACCAGCTAGTCGCCCCATTGTTGATCCCATACCTCCCGCAGGAGAACTGACAAAACCAGCTAGTCGCCCCATTGTTGATCCCATACCTCCCGCAGGAGAACTGACAAAACCAGCTAGTCGCCCCATTGTTGATCCCATACCTCCCGCAGGAGAACTGACAAAACCAGCTAATCGTCCCAAGAGTGTGGATAGTGGTTTTGCTCCACTACCTACTGGACCCATTGTAGAACCCAGACCACCTCCGGGAGAGCTAACAAAACCAGCTCCTCGTCCTAGGCCTCGTCCAGGGGACTTAACAAAACCAGCCACTCGTCCCAGGCCTCGTCCTGCGCGTCCCGCACAGGCATAA